The following is a genomic window from Nicotiana tabacum cultivar K326 chromosome 3, ASM71507v2, whole genome shotgun sequence.
ataagttaATCGCTAGGATATGAATTGTCTGAAGGGGCATTCCTACAGCACATTTCAGACCCTACATTTTACATAGATGTATACAGGTACATGTACCTATGGTACAACTATCAGATTTATTGGGTAAAATCAGCTAGATCCATAATCCAACATTTCCCACCTAAAGGGACGGAATATGTAGAGAACTTCTGGCGAACTCTTAAAGAGGAGAGCAACACAAACGCATACAGCAGCCAGCGCCACCATTGAGAACATTACGGGCCTGTATAACAAGGATCGACTCTGTCTTCCATAAACCAGCTTCCTATCACACATTCCGCAGGGCTGAATGAGTCTTCTCTCGGTCTGTGACACCTCAAAACTGGCCGTTGCACACTCATCTTTCTGGTTGCTATTCCCGTCTGACAGGTTATTCGGAATATCAACCACGATATGTTTGGCAGTTACTCTGTTTATTTTTCTCTGGACCAGGTGGATATACGAGTAATGTCCTCGTAATCGAGCATAATCTTCTGGTGTGAAACCTGCGCTGTCACGTTTGTTCTTCCACGCTTCAATGGCCACCTGCACGAGTCCAAATTTAGAATGTTTCACGGGATAAGGATTGGCAAATAGGGTATAGCTAAAAAACTACTCCATTTAAGTTACTATAGTCATTATTTTGCAACAAGAGGAGTTTAAATACCATTCCAGGATCATCAGTCAATGAATCTAACACATCTTCGTATCCATCTATCCCAGCGGCAACATGAAGAGGAGTCAATCCTGCAGGCCCAACAGTATCTGGTCTAAATAAGAATTTCCCGTTTACCCCAACCAGAGATTGGTATTCAGAACATAGTTCATCCGCTACTTCCTCTGGAGTATATGTCAATAGCAGCTCCACCAAAGGCCTGGAATTCCTCCTCACGGCTTTGTGAAGTAAACCCATCTCGGATAGTGAAACTTTCAGGAAAGAATTCTCCTCTCCTCCAACAGTTCCGTCAAGAAGAAGGTTCAACAGTTTCCTGACAACTGCACACCAACCATGGTCTATAGAGAACTCCATAAGCCACTTGAACCGCTTCAAAGGAAAGAGGACTGCATTGGAATTCCCCAATCTAGCCTTCAAATTGTTTCTATGAAGAAGCCAACCCATCTCATGAATAAAATCCATGGCTTGACTTTTCACTTCCACGTTATTTGTCAGTCCATTAACATAATCTGCTGGAGTCAACTCTATTGCACTCTCGAGCATACAGATCTCAGAGCAAACATCTTCCTCTGCAATTATGATAGGAAAGAAGCCGTTGCTAAGACCATGATCTTCAACCTAGACGAATAATAGAATCTCAGTACAAATATAGGCTATGgtttatacttttaaaatataggTTACTGCTTTAGTGCTGTGAGCCTATAAATTAGGGGATGAGACAGATCTCTACAAGATATAGTCAGAAATGCTATAAAGTCAAGGTTGCACCTTTTCCAATTTGCATAATATATAACCAgattttatcaactttttttTAACATCCACTACAAACAAACTAATGTGCAAGATAAACAGGTGAATGATACAAAAGTCATATTTCCCAATATGTACACTAATCTCATGTTCAACTTCTGAAATAACGTGTGGTCTCACCTGTCTCACCATCTTTTGAACCCCAACTACATATCCAGATATACTCATGTGCAATAAAATCGGATTAAAATATCATAATATAGCCCCAAGCTTTTACCATTCAATAGCAGCATGTGTAGGTCATGTTAAAAGAGGTACATATGTACCATCTTTCCTTCTCCATTTGTACAGATTATGTTAAAAGAGGAACAAGAACAAACTTAGGACATGACTTCACCTCAATAAATCCTCTTCCAGATACTGCTGGAATAGAACATGTCAAATTTATTGACTGAAGTTCAGCGTGCTTTTTGACACCATCAACATGTTCTACCTCATCATTCGCTTCTATAACCAGATAATTACCTTCTAAAGCACAAAGTAATCTGAAAAATGAAATAAGTTAAGGAAGGATAAGCAAGACTCAATGGTATTGGAGAACTGCACCACAGTGTGCAAGAACAGTAATGCTAAAATCAGAGTTGATCAATATATCGCCCTGAATAATGATGCATACCTTGTAGAAGGCTTGGTTAAGTTATAGCCTTTAACTATAAACTGAGCTCTGTCAGATACTGGCACAGCTATGGGTTTGACACTTAAAATTGAAGTATGCTCAATAGTCTCAAACGGCAAGGGGACATCTAAAAGAAGCTTCCCTGCATCACATTATAGCACAAAGTAATACAACTTACTGCGTGAATGCAATAATGTAAAATATATCAACAGAAGCAGTTTTCTTTAGCGATTTTATATCTCGGGGTTTGGAAGGAATTTATTATGTTAGAAAACTCAAGACAAGAACAGACCATCATGCACAAATGCAATTTGGTTTTGCACCCTGATGTAAATCCATCCTTTTCTCCAGAAACTATTGCCAGGGACATCCAAAAGCCTACTCAAAGTGGAGCTCAGATCACAACAAAGCTGTATGAAGCAATATAATAATAGATGTCAACAGAGACCATAGACACAGCTTAACAAGTTCAATTTATTGCTTTCAACAAACATACCTCCTCCCATGCAGACTCCGGAAGCCGCAGATATACTGTTAAGACAATACAACCAGGCCTAATGTAGCTCTCAATCTCACTTGGACTGTGGGATAGCCAGTCAAGAATCTGCAATTacaagacaaaaagaaaaagaacctaTAAGACTGAGTACAACTATCCGATGGTACACAGAAGAAACTTCCAGAAGCTGAAGTTGAAGAAATACCTGTGCTCTTAAGACATATGGAAAATCAGTAGGATCTTTTCCAAATAGTTTAAAAACTATACGATCAGTGCGGCTCTGCAAcagaaaaaaatataagaaaatataaaGACTAAATTTGGAAGTGACAAAAAGCAAGGGAAAAGAATTAGATGCCAAGTTACACCACTTGGAAGTGACTTTCTTTTGGTAGGTGATTCTATTTCAATGGAATTTTTGTGAGAAAGATGCGGATTCTCGAAGACAATCTTTTGTTTGAACATAAACAATTGAAGCACGAAGTTGGGCACTATTTGTGTTACTAAATAGAAGGTGGTGAGTGGACAAATGGATGAGCTGGCTCATATTGAACGCTATCATCAAATAAGATTTTTGTTATATTCAGGAATTAGCGCATTCTATACAAACACACATTTCTAATATCTGTAACAGCTACAAATAGCGTGCTTCAAGCTAGCTAGGCCATGTTGAAGCTTCTTTGATAAAATGAAAAAGAGCTAGGTCACATGAATGATGAAACTAGCATCGAGTAGCATCAACGTTTGCAGAAACAAGAGATATCAATACCAACAGGTGACCATTTTCTAAAACCAAAGTAACATTACATAGCAATCATGCTATAAGTAGGAATATGTCAAAAGCTTAGGCAAGCTGGTGATTATGGTAAGCTCGGATTTTTAATCATCACAATTTGGTCCCCAAGAATTGGGATGAAGGCAACTGAAAAATAGCCACTAGGGGAAGAAATACAAGCCAAATCCAGAGACAGTTCGAGACACTAAATACACCTGAGCCAGCTCAGACCTTCAAAGAGGAAGATGAACAGAAAAACAGAATTTAGAATGTCAAAGTTCAATCTTAGAAAAAGGGATCAACATGGTTGTAGAAATTACGATGAAGATAGTGATTGACTTAGTATTTATGTCACAGACAAAAACTAATGTGTAAAACCATGTTTCTCATGCTAGTTATGAGTACCTGAGCATCACTACTGGAACTGGAAGGTGACTGTGTAGAAGCAGAATCTGAGTTCCTACTAGGTGGACTTGACTGCTGAGAGTCCTGTTGTAACCAAGAACGGCACTCAAGAGGACCAATCCCCCTATCTGCAGGCAAAGGTGATCTGTCTAGATTTTCTCTGCTGTCATCTGAACCATCATACACATCATTCAAATCAAAGTTAATCAAATTTCTCCTCCCGGCAGAACTCTCCCTGGCTTGTGCATAAGCTGGAGAACTGTTCTGGATTGGAAACGAAGTGCCTGGACTTTGATAAGACTCTGTTTGCACATCTTCAAGCCTGACATCATGTACATCTGAACTTATCTGAGGCACCTGAGCTGCCAAAGTAGTAGCAAAGTGCTGTTCTTTCGGTATGGGAGGGCGTCGAGAACCATTTGAGACCAGTGAAACTATATCTGAATTTCGGGAGGGTGACCTATTATTCAGCAAGTTTGAAGATGCTTGCAGAAGTCCAGATAAATTATTATCTCCATACGGGATACCCTGGCTGGCAAGGCTTCTCAGAAGATGAGACAACAGGTTCTGATCTTCTATGTGATTTGTTCTGTTGGCTGCAATTTATGGAGATATTGCAGTTATTCTAGAATACAATAAGGATATTCTCTGGTGCACCAAAACATTTGTCAAGAAATTTATCATATATGTAATTTGTCTAATCAGAAGAACTAGGAAATACTCACAATGTATGTTGGAGAGTATCTTTAGCAGGCTCATCAATGAATAACCACTAGCCTGGACATCATTCAGAGTTTTGTTGTTATCACCCGAGTCAGCTTGTGTCTTCCTCCTCCTTTTATTATGACCAGCTAGACGCCTGCGACAGCTTCGTTTCCCTTCATCAAACTCTTCAAGTGCATGAAATCTGCATGTAATAGCATAATCCTTGACATCAAACCAAAGAATCATTCGAAGATAATAACCCCAATGAAGCAAACAGAAACAATCAAACTTAGAAAAGGTACAGACATTTTTGTTAGGATTCACAAGACATGCTGTACTAAGGTAAAGCCTGCAACTTGCGCTATCTTtatagatcaaaatatcactCTAGTACGCTATTTAATACTccctctgtcccaatttatgtggctCACCTTTCTTTTCGGTCCGTCTCAAAAAGAATGAAACTTTTCTATATTTAGaattaatttaactttaaacttctcattttaccCCTAACGAGATAgatttataaccatacaaatgtCTATGACTTGTTTTAGATCAAaagttccaatttttttttttctttcttaaactccgttctcaagacaaggtgggttgctctgatggtaagcaccctccacttccaaccaagaggttgtgagttcgtaccccaagagcaaggtggggagttcttggaggcaaggatgccgagggtctattggaaacagcctctctaccctagggtaggggtaaggtttgcgcacacactaccctcccagaccctacttgtggaattatactgggttgttgttgttgttaaactCCGTTCTCAAATGATGCCATATAGGATGGGACGGAGGGAGCAGCAGGGAAGCAAGGTAAAGCATAAAGCTACAAAATGAAATGGAAAGAAGAGATAGAGTAGTTCAAGAAACAAGTAAAAGGAAGAGGGAATTGGTGGATACTGACCTGCTGCACTGCTGGCAGAAACGCTGCATAAGATTCGAAACGAGTGCCCTACTGGATTTGGAGTGCATCTCACAAACCTTATGTCGTCTGTGGTAGTCTTTGGCATTTCTGAGATCCACCCCACAATCGTCAACCTGACACATTGCTCTGCTCGAAGTAGTATTTAGTTTGGTCCTTTTCCCAAATTCCCTCGGATGCGCTCGTTGTTCACCTAACTTCAGTGAAAGAGAAGCAGAATCATATTCCACATTTTCATCGGTTtccctcctcctcctcttctcaAATTCCCCATGATTTACTTCATCGGAGCACGAGGAGGAACTGTTACCGGTTTCGAG
Proteins encoded in this region:
- the LOC107825357 gene encoding squamosa promoter-binding-like protein 1 — encoded protein: MEARMGGETQLFKKSLEWDPNDWKWDGDLFIARPKIPSSNYQFFPLETGNSSSSCSDEVNHGEFEKRRRRETDENVEYDSASLSLKLGEQRAHPREFGKRTKLNTTSSRAMCQVDDCGVDLRNAKDYHRRHKVCEMHSKSSRALVSNLMQRFCQQCSRFHALEEFDEGKRSCRRRLAGHNKRRRKTQADSGDNNKTLNDVQASGYSLMSLLKILSNIHSNRTNHIEDQNLLSHLLRSLASQGIPYGDNNLSGLLQASSNLLNNRSPSRNSDIVSLVSNGSRRPPIPKEQHFATTLAAQVPQISSDVHDVRLEDVQTESYQSPGTSFPIQNSSPAYAQARESSAGRRNLINFDLNDVYDGSDDSRENLDRSPLPADRGIGPLECRSWLQQDSQQSSPPSRNSDSASTQSPSSSSSDAQSRTDRIVFKLFGKDPTDFPYVLRAQILDWLSHSPSEIESYIRPGCIVLTVYLRLPESAWEELCCDLSSTLSRLLDVPGNSFWRKGWIYIRVQNQIAFVHDGKLLLDVPLPFETIEHTSILSVKPIAVPVSDRAQFIVKGYNLTKPSTRLLCALEGNYLVIEANDEVEHVDGVKKHAELQSINLTCSIPAVSGRGFIEVEDHGLSNGFFPIIIAEEDVCSEICMLESAIELTPADYVNGLTNNVEVKSQAMDFIHEMGWLLHRNNLKARLGNSNAVLFPLKRFKWLMEFSIDHGWCAVVRKLLNLLLDGTVGGEENSFLKVSLSEMGLLHKAVRRNSRPLVELLLTYTPEEVADELCSEYQSLVGVNGKFLFRPDTVGPAGLTPLHVAAGIDGYEDVLDSLTDDPGMVAIEAWKNKRDSAGFTPEDYARLRGHYSYIHLVQRKINRVTAKHIVVDIPNNLSDGNSNQKDECATASFEVSQTERRLIQPCGMCDRKLVYGRQSRSLLYRPVMFSMVALAAVCVCVALLFKSSPEVLYIFRPFRWEMLDYGSS